The Osmerus eperlanus chromosome 7, fOsmEpe2.1, whole genome shotgun sequence genome includes a region encoding these proteins:
- the LOC134022981 gene encoding CCN family member 3-like: MSKLAQRALFLFYVSTQVCTEVWAQVCSSQCRCPQEPPPCAPGVQLILDDCACCLVCAKQRGEICSDMSPCDTRQGLQCDYTADVHKRTGMCIANEGDVCLLDGSVYQNGETFFPSCKYQCMCRDGQIACVPRCNLDVMLPGPDCPMPRRVQVPGECCEKWVCEPQVEASALGGFAMAAYRQEETVSFDAWDPSLNCIEQTTEWGACSRTCGMGVSTRVTNKNRRCEMVKQSRLCIARPCDEQPHQQEPKRGSKCQRLIKTTLATHFTYKNCTSVKAYKPRYCGSCTDGRCCTPHSTRTALVDFQCHQGKTVRRPMMVINSCACHHHCPRDNAVYQYQQPVDPDLVYSGMRL, translated from the exons ATGTCAAAGCTAGCACAGAGAgctctttttcttttctatgTTTCAACACAG GTGTGCACCGAGGTGTGGGCGCAGGTTTGTTCTTCGCAATGCCGCTGTCCTCAGGAGCCTCCTCCATGTGCCCCTGGTGTCCAGCTGATCTTGGATGACTGCGCCTGCTGTCTGGTGTGCGCCAAGCAGAGGGGGGAAATCTGCTCCGACATGAGCCCCTGCGACACCCGCCAGGGGCTGCAGTGTGACTATACAGCTGACGTTCACAAGAGGACAGGCATGTGCATCG CTAATGAGGGGGATGTGTGCTTGCTGGATGGGTCAGTCTACCAGAATGGGGAGACCTTTTTCCCCAGCTGCAAGTACCAGTGCATGTGTCGCGACGGCCAGATTGCCTGTGTGCCGCGCTGCAACCTGGACGTGATGCTGCCTGGCCCAGACTGCCCCATGCCCCGGAGGGTGCAGGTGCCAGGGGAGTGCTGCGAGAAGTGGGTGTGTGAGCCCCAGGTGGAGGCTAGCGCGCTCGGAGGATTTGCCATGGCCG CctacagacaggaggagacagtgAGCTTCGATGCCTGGGACCCCAGCCTCAACTGCATTGAGCAGACGACCGAATGGGGCGCCTGCTCCCGTACCTGTGGCATGGGTGTGTCCACCAGGGTGACCAATAAGAACAGGCGCTGTGAGATGGTCAAGCAGAGCCGTCTGTGCATCGCCCGCCCCTGTGATGAGCAACCACACCAGCAAGAGCCCAAG AGAGGAAGCAAGTGCCAGCGACTGATTAAGACTACGCTGGCCACCCACTTCACTTACAAGAACTGCACAAGCGTCAAGGCCTACAAGCCACGCTACTGCGGCTCCTGTACCGACGGGCGCTGCTGCACCCCCCACAGCACCCGGACGGCATTGGTGGACTTTCAGTGCCACCAAGGCAAGACCGTGAGAAGGCCCATGATGGTGATCAACAGCTGTGCCTGCCACCACCACTGCCCCCGAGACAATGCCGTCTACCAGTACCAGCAACCGGTAGACCCGGACCTGGTCTACAGCGGCATGAGGTTATAA